The following are from one region of the Shinella sp. PSBB067 genome:
- a CDS encoding MDR family oxidoreductase, translating to MTFQALLVEKGGDGAVSAAIRELDDSRLPDGDVTVAVEYSTLNYKDGLCINGKGGLVRSFPHVPGVDFAGTVEASDDPRYRPGDRVVLTGWRVGEIWWGGYATRAKVKADWLVPLPSEVSTRQAMAIGTAGLTSMLSIVALEKAGLSPLKGEVLVTGAAGGVGSVAVALLARLGYSVAAVTGRPETADYLRELGAETIIDRAELAEANSRPLESERWAGAIDAVGGEMLARVLKQMKYDGAVASVGLAGGAAVPSFTVIPFLLRGVSLLGIDSVMRPYDQRVDAWNRIASDLPMDKLEAMVVEHRLSDLPDLANRILDGKVKGRVVIDMNA from the coding sequence ATGACGTTTCAGGCATTGCTGGTCGAAAAGGGCGGGGATGGCGCGGTATCCGCCGCGATCCGCGAGCTCGACGATTCGAGGCTTCCCGACGGGGACGTCACCGTCGCGGTCGAATATTCGACGCTCAACTACAAGGACGGGCTCTGCATCAACGGCAAGGGCGGGCTGGTGCGCAGCTTCCCGCATGTGCCGGGCGTCGATTTCGCCGGCACCGTCGAGGCGTCCGACGACCCGCGCTACCGGCCCGGCGACCGGGTGGTGCTGACGGGCTGGCGGGTCGGCGAGATATGGTGGGGCGGCTATGCGACGCGCGCGAAGGTGAAGGCCGACTGGCTGGTGCCGCTGCCGTCGGAGGTCTCGACGCGGCAGGCCATGGCGATCGGCACGGCGGGGCTCACGTCCATGCTCTCCATTGTCGCGCTGGAAAAGGCCGGACTTTCGCCGTTGAAGGGCGAGGTCCTGGTGACGGGGGCTGCCGGCGGCGTCGGCTCGGTCGCCGTCGCGCTCCTGGCCCGGCTCGGCTATTCGGTCGCCGCCGTGACCGGCCGGCCGGAGACGGCGGACTACCTGAGGGAACTCGGCGCCGAGACGATCATCGACCGTGCGGAACTCGCCGAGGCGAACAGCCGGCCGCTTGAATCCGAGCGGTGGGCCGGCGCGATCGACGCGGTCGGCGGCGAGATGCTGGCGCGGGTGCTCAAGCAGATGAAATATGACGGCGCCGTCGCTTCCGTCGGTCTTGCCGGCGGGGCCGCCGTGCCGTCCTTCACGGTCATTCCGTTCCTGCTGCGCGGCGTCAGCCTGCTCGGCATCGATTCGGTGATGCGGCCCTATGACCAGCGCGTCGATGCCTGGAACCGCATCGCCTCGGACCTGCCGATGGACAAGCTGGAGGCCATGGTCGTGGAGCACCGCCTGTCCGACCTGCCGGACCTCGCGAACAGGATTCTCGACGGCAAGGTGAAAGGACGCGTCGTCATCGACATGAACGCCTGA
- a CDS encoding LysR family transcriptional regulator, whose translation MIDKLEYFIALAREKHFARAAEELGISQPTLSAAIRQLEGQLGVMLVVRGSRFQGLTPEGQRVLEWARRIVGDTRTMREEMRAARKGLSGHIRLAAIPTTLAMVPRITAPFQEKHPDVTFSIVSTTSIRILGLLENLEIDAGLTYLENEPLGRVTSVPLLQEHYCLITAKGGPFSDRESVTWQEAGSVRLCLLTADMQNRRIINRHFAEAGISVEPSLESNSMIVLLSHVRTGRWCSIMPRNVAKSFGFHDEISIVSLAEPNPNHTVGLVATHREPFTPLVSALLHEARILAETGMG comes from the coding sequence ATGATAGACAAGCTCGAATATTTCATTGCACTCGCCCGCGAGAAGCACTTCGCCCGCGCGGCCGAGGAACTCGGCATTTCCCAGCCGACGCTGTCGGCGGCCATCCGGCAGTTGGAGGGCCAGCTCGGCGTGATGCTCGTCGTGCGCGGCTCGCGCTTCCAGGGCCTGACGCCGGAAGGCCAGCGCGTGCTGGAATGGGCCCGCCGCATCGTCGGCGACACGCGCACCATGCGCGAGGAGATGCGCGCGGCGCGCAAGGGCCTTTCCGGCCACATCCGGCTCGCCGCCATTCCGACGACGCTCGCCATGGTGCCGCGCATCACCGCGCCGTTTCAGGAAAAGCACCCGGACGTCACCTTCTCCATCGTGTCCACCACGTCGATCCGGATCCTCGGCCTGCTCGAAAATCTCGAGATCGACGCCGGCCTCACCTATCTCGAAAACGAGCCGCTCGGCCGCGTCACCAGCGTGCCGCTGCTGCAGGAGCATTATTGCCTCATCACGGCAAAGGGCGGCCCGTTTTCGGATCGCGAAAGCGTGACCTGGCAGGAAGCCGGTAGCGTTAGGCTTTGCCTATTGACCGCCGACATGCAGAACCGCCGCATCATCAACCGCCACTTCGCCGAGGCGGGCATTTCGGTCGAGCCGTCGCTGGAATCGAACTCGATGATCGTGCTGCTCTCCCATGTGCGCACCGGGCGCTGGTGCAGCATCATGCCGCGAAATGTCGCCAAATCCTTCGGATTTCATGACGAAATAAGTATAGTTTCCCTTGCCGAGCCCAATCCGAACCACACTGTCGGCCTCGTCGCCACCCACCGCGAGCCGTTCACCCCGCTCGTCTCCGCCCTCCTGCACGAGGCGCGCATCCTTGCCGAAACGGGCATGGGCTGA
- a CDS encoding formate dehydrogenase subunit gamma, producing MNVHVAGSDVGERTLAIVGALRGLEGPLLPILHEIQAEFGYVPQESLPVIARELNLSRAEVHGVVTFYHDYRNHPTGRHVLKLCRAEACQSMGGDAIAERIKALLGIDFHQTTMDGAVTLEPVYCLGLCSCAPAAMLDGEVHGRLDADLAKDLVAEARR from the coding sequence ATGAATGTGCACGTCGCCGGCAGCGATGTCGGAGAAAGAACGCTGGCAATCGTCGGCGCGCTGAGGGGCCTGGAAGGGCCGCTTCTTCCCATCCTGCACGAAATCCAGGCCGAGTTCGGCTATGTGCCGCAGGAAAGCCTGCCGGTCATCGCGCGCGAGCTGAACCTCTCGCGCGCCGAGGTGCACGGCGTCGTCACATTCTACCATGACTACCGCAACCACCCGACGGGCCGGCATGTCCTGAAGCTCTGTCGCGCCGAAGCCTGCCAGTCCATGGGAGGCGACGCCATCGCCGAGCGCATCAAGGCGCTGCTCGGCATCGATTTCCACCAGACGACGATGGACGGCGCGGTGACGCTGGAGCCCGTCTATTGCCTCGGGCTCTGTTCCTGCGCGCCCGCCGCCATGCTCGACGGCGAGGTGCACGGCAGGCTCGACGCGGACCTTGCAAAAGACCTTGTCGCGGAGGCACGCCGATGA